In the Salvia miltiorrhiza cultivar Shanhuang (shh) chromosome 8, IMPLAD_Smil_shh, whole genome shotgun sequence genome, TTGCTTGAGCATACGCAACCTTACCAGTAGATTGTTGTATCATCACTTTCAAACTTAAATTCCACGAGTtgtttggattctcttcctctgtAGTGTGTGGTTGAGTCACCATGAATTTAGAGTTAACCAGCTGTGTTGTTTTATTTAGGATGATGTCCGACAATGGAGTTGGGGACGTCAAGGAAGCCTTCAACAAATTCATAATCTAACAATAACATGATATACacattaaataaataactagTTATAACAAAGATTGAGATTAGAGAAAACTAAAAATTACCTCAGTGAAGCCCAAATCCACCTTGATTTGCTCGGCGTTATCCATGTCTGTAATGCCAAGAAAGCTAATGACGCCTAAGAGCCCTGTCTCATTTGGGAATATGTGGAGATCATCAGAGATTATGAAAGATGATGTATTCATGGTGAAAACTCCATCTCTAGATGCAGCAGCTTCAGACCCTTTCTTAGCTACTTCTTTAATAAAAATACCAAATGAGCAAATTTTGCACCTCTTGATATGATCATAGTAAATGCCTACGCTACGAAACCTATAAGACGGAATGTGATACTGTGTATTACTACAAGAGAAATATTCAGCAGGCTGAAAATCAGCGATGTCGAGTTTCAGCCTCCTGTATTCATCTTCCAATGAACTTGTTGGATCAAGCAAAGTTTGCTTAGCTCCATCAGTCCAGAAATATGCACTGTCGAGATTTACTAAGCTACGGTACAAACTGCTTAAGCTACCAATGGTAGGCGCCTCGTCTCCATAGTGCTTCTCGAGGACTTTCACAATTCTTCCCAATGGCAAACTCAAGAAGCTTAACAAAATGTCTGCAAAATGGCTGTCGGAGTCTGCGAAGAGCACCTTAGTTCTCTCTTTATTGATCATCACTTTCAACGAAAATGTCG is a window encoding:
- the LOC130996613 gene encoding uncharacterized protein LOC130996613, encoding MADDKKGATFSLKVMINKERTKVLFADSDSHFADILLSFLSLPLGRIVKVLEKHYGDEAPTIGSLSSLYRSLVNLDSAYFWTDGAKQTLLDPTSSLEDEYRRLKLDIADFQPAEYFSCSNTQYHIPSYRFRSVGIYYDHIKRCKICSFGIFIKEVAKKGSEAAASRDGVFTMNTSSFIISDDLHIFPNETGLLGVISFLGITDMDNAEQIKVDLGFTEIMNLLKASLTSPTPLSDIILNKTTQLVNSKFMVTQPHTTEEENPNNSWNLSLKVMIQQSTGKVAYAQANKQFVEFLFSFLYIPLVGVEHLLAGNTCVKAIDNLYRSTSDLADSKHFITPDTKKRLMTPILPHGYISAHCIFPLAEECLPAEYNDYLNLLSSVKFPNGQGSYLKGSPTYHVADDLTVTPFCFASTLSSLKEQKISISDVKEVEMQIGLKEALSILKASLTSSTALTDALMIRKSLKQPKREV